One genomic region from Balaenoptera musculus isolate JJ_BM4_2016_0621 chromosome X, mBalMus1.pri.v3, whole genome shotgun sequence encodes:
- the ARR3 gene encoding arrestin-C isoform X2: protein MFVMLTCAFRYGHDDLDVIGLTFCKDLYVQVQQVVPAEHSSPQGPLTVLQERLLHKLGDNAYPFTLQMVVNLPCSVTLQPGPDDTGKACGVDLEVKSFCAENLEEKVSKRDSVWLVIRKIQFAPLEPGPGPWAQTVRRFLLSAQPLQLQAWMDREVHYHGKPITVNVSINNCTNKVIKKIKISVDQITDVVLYSLDKYTKTVFVQEFMETIAANSTFSKSFAVTPLLAANCQKQGLALDGKFKHGDTNLASSTILRPGMDKELLGILVSYKVRVNLMVSCGGILGDLTASDVGVELPLILMHPKPSNEAASSEDIVIEELTQQQPGREESQEALAAEGDEGS, encoded by the exons TGTTTGTCATGTTGACGTGTGCCTTTCGCTATGGCCATGATGACTTGGATGTGATTGGTCTGACGTTCTGCAAAGATCTGTATGTACAGGTCCAGCAAGTGGTCCCAGCTGAGCACAGCAGCCCCCAGGGGCCCCTCACAGTCCTGCAAGAGCGACTGCTGCACAAGCTGGGGGACAATGCCTACCCTTTTACCCTGCAG ATGGTTGTCAACCTGCCCTGTTCGGTGACACTGCAGCCAGGTCCTGATGATACAGGAAAG GCCTGTGGTGTTGACTTGGAAGTGAAGAGTTTCTGTGCTGAAAACCTGGAGGAGAAAGTCTCCAAGAG AGACTCTGTGTGGCTGGTGATTCGGAAAATCCAGTTTGCACCCCTGGAGCCAGGCCCTGGCCCCTGGGCCCAGACTGTTCGCCGCTTCCTTCTGTCAGCTCAGCCCCTACAACTCCAGGCCTGGATGGACAGGGAG GTTCACTACCACGGCAAACCCATCACTGTCAACGTTTCCATCAACAACTGCACCAACAAGGTCATCAAAAAGATCAAGATTTCAG TTGACCAGATCACAGATGTCGTCCTGTATTCACTAGACAAGTACACCAAGACTGTGTTCGTTCAGGAGTTCAT GGAGACTATAGCTGCTAACTCCACCTTCTCCAAGAGCTTTGCAGTAACCCCACTCCTGGCTGCCAACTGCCAGaaacagggcctggcactggATGGCAAATTCAAGCATGGTGATACCAATCTGGCCTCTAGCACGAT TCTTCGACCAGGAATGGACAAGGAGCTGCTGGGGATCCTGGTGTCCTACAAAGTCAGAGTCAACCTGATGGTGTCCTGTGGAGG CATCCTAGGCGACCTGACAGCCAG TGATGTTGGCGTGGAGCTGCCCTTGATCCTGATGCATCCAAAGCCATCGAACG AGGCTGCTAG CTCTGAGGATATAGTCATCGAGGAGCTCACTCAGCAGCAGCCCGGCAGAGAGGAGAGCCAGGAGGCTTTGGCGGCCGAGGGGGATGAGGGCAGCTGA
- the PDZD11 gene encoding PDZ domain-containing protein 11 isoform X3 gives MDSRIPYDDYPVVFLPAYENPPAWIPPHELGFNIRGGKASQLGIFISKVIPDSDAHRAGLQEGDQVLAVNDVDFQDIEHSKAVEILKTAREISMRVRFFPYNYHRQKERTVH, from the exons ATGGACAGCCGGATTCCTTATGATGACTACCCGGTGGTTTTCCTGCCTGCCTATGAGAATCCCCCAGCATGGATTCCTCCTCATGAG TTGGGATTTAACATCCGAGGAGGAAAGGCCTCCCAGCTAGGCATCTTCATCTCCAAG GTGATTCCGGACTCTGATGCACATCGAGCAGGACTTCAGGAAGGGGACCAAGTCCTAGCTGTGAATGATGTGGATTTCCAAGATATTGAGCACAGCAAG GCTGTTGAGATCCTGAAGACAGCTCGAGAAATCAGCATGCGTGTCCGCTTCTTTCCCTATA ATTATCACCGCCAGAAAGAGAGGACTGTGCACTAG
- the PDZD11 gene encoding PDZ domain-containing protein 11 isoform X1, whose amino-acid sequence MDSRIPYDDYPVVFLPAYENPPAWIPPHERVYHPDYNNELTQFLPRIITLKKPPGAQVSLWNSCLLFQLGFNIRGGKASQLGIFISKVIPDSDAHRAGLQEGDQVLAVNDVDFQDIEHSKAVEILKTAREISMRVRFFPYNYHRQKERTVH is encoded by the exons ATGGACAGCCGGATTCCTTATGATGACTACCCGGTGGTTTTCCTGCCTGCCTATGAGAATCCCCCAGCATGGATTCCTCCTCATGAG AGGGTATACCACCCAGACTACAACAATGAGTTGACCCAGTTTCTGCCCCGTATCATCACACTGAAGAAGCCCCCTGGAGCTCAGGTGAGCTTATGGAACAGTTGCCTCTTATTCCAG TTGGGATTTAACATCCGAGGAGGAAAGGCCTCCCAGCTAGGCATCTTCATCTCCAAG GTGATTCCGGACTCTGATGCACATCGAGCAGGACTTCAGGAAGGGGACCAAGTCCTAGCTGTGAATGATGTGGATTTCCAAGATATTGAGCACAGCAAG GCTGTTGAGATCCTGAAGACAGCTCGAGAAATCAGCATGCGTGTCCGCTTCTTTCCCTATA ATTATCACCGCCAGAAAGAGAGGACTGTGCACTAG
- the PDZD11 gene encoding PDZ domain-containing protein 11 isoform X2, with protein sequence MDSRIPYDDYPVVFLPAYENPPAWIPPHERVYHPDYNNELTQFLPRIITLKKPPGAQLGFNIRGGKASQLGIFISKVIPDSDAHRAGLQEGDQVLAVNDVDFQDIEHSKAVEILKTAREISMRVRFFPYNYHRQKERTVH encoded by the exons ATGGACAGCCGGATTCCTTATGATGACTACCCGGTGGTTTTCCTGCCTGCCTATGAGAATCCCCCAGCATGGATTCCTCCTCATGAG AGGGTATACCACCCAGACTACAACAATGAGTTGACCCAGTTTCTGCCCCGTATCATCACACTGAAGAAGCCCCCTGGAGCTCAG TTGGGATTTAACATCCGAGGAGGAAAGGCCTCCCAGCTAGGCATCTTCATCTCCAAG GTGATTCCGGACTCTGATGCACATCGAGCAGGACTTCAGGAAGGGGACCAAGTCCTAGCTGTGAATGATGTGGATTTCCAAGATATTGAGCACAGCAAG GCTGTTGAGATCCTGAAGACAGCTCGAGAAATCAGCATGCGTGTCCGCTTCTTTCCCTATA ATTATCACCGCCAGAAAGAGAGGACTGTGCACTAG